GCTGAAATATGAGCCACCAGAAAGTGaatatgaattatttatatttgaatttgaattgcttaacttgaataattgcaataaaaacctgaatttgaatcacataatttgaatttgtattgaaaaactgaatctgaattataatttgaaatttaatttattagtttggaactgaacattcagttctcacaattcaaattcagttcgcaaaattcaatttcaattttctgcaagGAACATGctggtagttgaggcagagcaatcgagctcagaaaacggaggtgctgattggccgaaaaggtgctctgtgtatctgagctCGATTGttctgcctcaactacctggatgttcgtcgcagaaaattgaaattaaattgtgagaactgaattttCAGTtccaaacaaataaattaaatttcaaatcacaattcagattcagtttttcaatgcaatgattcaaactgAACAACACACATCCAAACTATGtgatttaaattcagttttttaatgcaattattcaagttaagcaattcaaattcaaatataaataattcagattgaGTTTCTGGCGGCTCATATTTCAGCCCGTAGTAATGATTCATTATTGATTGTGTTGACATGATATTTATGAATCCATGTGTTACCTTTAGCCgtgagggggggtggggggggcttCCTGTCTGCTGCCTGCTGTGAGAGCACCTCGGGGTGTTTGGAGGACATGTGGCGGTGCAGGTTGCTGGTGCTGCCACCTTCAAAGCACTGAAGTTGCTTCATGCAGATGCGGCAACGAGCAACAGACGTGTTTTCCAGGTGCTCGAAGTATCTCCAGATCAGGCTGCGTTTCTTACAGCGAGTCTTTACGGGAggatcttcttcttctgctgcgcCTCCCACAGCAGCTTCCAGGAGGCCGTTAATAGCAGAATTAATATCAGCCTCGTTCACCATGGCAACCGCCTCAGAGGCTCCGCCCCCCAGAACCATGTTCACTAAATAACAGGAAACAAAAGGTTAtgattatcaatcaatcaatcaatcaatctatcagACTTTATGTGTAGAGCACTTTttatacaagagagatgcaacataaagtgttttacataaaaaaggagaaagtcataataataataaaaataacaaaacatagaaacaagcaaacaccctccatccaccatcccattattattattattatcattattattattattattattaataaaaacaaagctcaaactgaggaagctccatctcaacgtgGAGGTAGactagaaattaattagataaaaaataaagtaaggtaagaaaaaaataaataaaataaggtttaaaaaaataaaagtaaataataataaaaatctttaaaaaagctaaaacaataaataaataagaagtagagcatgataaaatgtatatataaaaatagactaataaatagtagcaaataaataaataaataaataaataaaagagaagatgttataacactaagatgcacgagcaaaaaaaaacactctaaaaatggttcaagtaaaagtaaaattaaaaagataagtcttaagtttgctcttaaaaatatgaagcgTCTTTATGTTGAATATCTGTGATCAATAttaatttcttcaaataaaaacatgttaaaaaaataataatatgaagcATCTCTGATGAtgatacataaaaaaggagaaagtcataataataaaaataacaaaacatagaaacaagcaaacaccctccatccaccatcccattattattattattattgttattattattaataaaaacaaagctcaaactgaggaagctccatctcaacgtgGAGGTAGactagaaattaattagataaaaaataaagtaaggtaagaaaaaaataaataaaataagatttaaaaaaataaaagtaaataataataaaaatctttaaaaaagctaaatcaataaataaataagaagtagagcatgataaaatgtagatataaaaatagactaataaatagtagcaaataaataaataaataaaagagaagatgttataacactaagatgcacgagcaaaaaaaaaatctctaaaaatggttcaagtaaaagccaaattaaaaagataagtttgctcttaaaaatatgaagtgTCTTTATGTTGAATATCTGTGATCAATAttaatttcttcaaataaacataaaaaaataataatatgaagcGTCTCTGATggtcttcaggtcttcaggaggctGATCCACAAACGTGGACCACAGAGAGAAAACGACGCCTCCCCGTGGGTTTTAGTTctaacttttggttttattaaaaagCTCCCAGAAGACCTGATGAGGGCTACAATGAATAATTGATTATTGATGAAGGATATTTAAAGAGCCATGTGTCACCGGTAGTGTTGGCGTCCTGTGATGGCGGCTGCTGCTTCGGTCCTCCTCGCCGCGGGAACACGTTGGGGTGACTCTGCTTCATGTGGCGGTGCAGGTTGCTGGTGCTGCCGCTTTCATAGCGTCTGAGTTTCATCCTGCAGATGCGACAGCGAGCAGCATCCAGACTGTCCAGGTGCTCAAAGTGGCTCCAGATCAAGCTGCGCTTCTTAAACCTGGCTTTAACGGGCCGGTATTCACCTGCCGCTTCATGTTTCACCTGTTCTGCTGGAGCTCCCGCTGCAGCGTCCAGGACGCCGCCAAGAGCAGAACTAATATGGGCGTCGTTCACCGTGGTAACCGTGGTAACCGCGTCAGAGTCTCCGCCCTCCAGAACCACCTCCACTAAATAAGAGGAAACATTAATGTCAGAATAACGGCTGCAGCTACTGATTCCTGATTGAGGAATATGTTGATGTTTCTTtaagaaaacaaccaaaaattaaataacaataataaaagtgaacagtgtaaaatgtcagaaatctgTTAAAATACTCATCACAAGTTTTTAAGCTACTTTAAGATATTCCCTCATTAAGGCAACATcttttatttcttatattttcaaatgatcgtagaaatttgaactttccaacagtccttcaacacaacacagagacagagagaggctgtttacacagagcagagaggagaggacaggagaggctgtttacacagagcagagaggagaggacaggagaggctgtttacacagagctgagaggagaggacaggagaggctgtttacacagagcagagacgagaggacaggagaggctgtttacacagagcagagaggagaggacaggagaggctgtttacacagagctgagaggagaggacaggagaggagaggctgtttacacagagcagagaggagaggacaggagaggctgtttacacagagcagagaggagaggacaggagaggagaggctgtttacacagagcagagaggagaggacaggagaggagaggctgtttacacagagcagagaggagaggacaggagaggagaggttgtttacacagagcagaggggagaggacaggagaggctgtttacacagagctgagaggagaggacaggagaggctgtttacacagagcagagaggagaggacaggagaggagaggctgtttacacagagcagaggggagaggacaggagaggctgtttacacagagcagaggggagaggacaggagaggctgtttacacagagcagagaggagaggacaggagaggctgtttacacagagcagagaggagaggacaggagaggctgtttacacagagcagagaggagaggacaggagaggctgtttacacagagcagagaggagaggacaggagaggctgtttacacagagcagaggggagaggacaggagaggctgtttacacagagcagagaggagaggacaggagaggagaggctgtttacacagagcagagaggagaggacaggagaggctgtttacacagagcagagaggagaggacaggagaggctgtttacacagagctgagaggagaggacaggagaggctgtttacacagagcagagaggagaggacaggagaggctgtttacacagagcagagaggagaggacaggagaggctgtttacacagagcagagaggagaggacaggagaggctgtttacacagagcagaggggagaggacaggagaggctgtttacacagagcagagaggagaggacaggagaggctgtttacacagagcagagaggagaggacaggacaggagaggctgtttacacagagcagagaggagaggacaggagttaGTTAGTTGTCCAGTCAGCTGCTGGTGATGCTGTTACTGTAACTTCTCATGTATGATGAGTTGAGACAGTGAACTGGTATTATCTgctccattcattcattcattatgttTCTGTTTGCTTCATTCTgaataaacattaaatcattttatgtgtctgtctcctgctgcagctacaTGCTAACGGGCTCTACCAGCGTTAACTAATGATTCACTAGAGGAAAAGGACAAATCCTAGTGAGTTAATGTAGAAACAACAGTAACAGGCCTTCAGAGAGTTGAACCAGCGACCTACCGGAGCAGTAGTCCCCGTCAGCCTCCACCTCTCCGGGTCCACTGGTGCTGGTGTCTCTGGTGCTGGTGTTACTGGTAGTTGTTGGTGGTTTGTTGAAGACCTCTGCGGGGTGTTTGACCCGCAGGTGTCTGAGCATGTTGGTGGTGGGTCCCCGGCCCAGCCTGGTCCGTCTGACCAGGACGTCCCGGCAGAGCAGACACTGGACCAGCACCGGGTCCACGGTCCGGAAGAAGCCCCACACCACGCTCCGCTTCCGGACGTTCCTCCGGAAGACTCCGCTCATCATCACCTGCGGCTCATCGTCCGTTTTATCTGTAAAGTGATGGTGATAATGTCTCGGTCATTAAAAGGgaacaataattaataataagtgAATAATAACTAGAGTTCTAACAGCTGCTACCGTTAGCTGTTAGCCGTTAGctgtgtttatgttttgatgCTCTTTCACCCACAATGCATTGCTGCTCTCCAACGTCAACTGCGGGAAACGGCTGTCTTTGATTGGCTGATACTCCTTGCCTACGTTGACGTTGGTTGGTTCAATTTAGAGTAAGAATATCTGGataagccaatcagaggcagagaaCGGCAGAGTGGGCGGGCCAACATTCACACAGGGGAACCtaatgaatatttatatataaatatatataataaatatttatatataaatatatataataaatatttatatataaatatttattattatgtatacatatttattatgtCTATGGAACATATAGACataaagatttatacattaTGTCTGTATGTTCCATAgacattataaatatttatatataaatatttatatctaaatatatataatacatatttatatataaatatatataataaatatttatatataaatatttattattatatatacatatttattatgtCTATGGAACATATAGAcataaagatttatttattatgtctaTATGTTCCATAgacattataaatatttatatataaagattaATTTATTATGTCTATGTCAGGGCTCCCTCCCTCATTTAAATAACATCTGTGTATATGTTTCTACTGTTTAgatttttacatatttgaaaatatatttgtttgttgacTTTCTCTATTCTTAttcatgctgctgtttttgacCTGCAGTATTTGCCTTAATAATCTATATTTTTAGTACtttatttgttcttttgcaTCAACTACTACCACTTGGCAATAGAATGGATTGGtttgatttaaattaaaaatatgtgtataaaaaaaaaccttttcttgaattttatttgaatattttcacatGTAGATTTTCCAGTTTAAAATGTTATCAATGTATTATTAAGCatactatttatatattaaattaaaaagccaAGTAATCCTGTCTGGCTATACTACAAACACAGATGATATATTACTAGTGTTGAAACAATGATATTAACTTATTTAAAGATGAGCCAACGCTAGTTTCCACCAAACCTGAACTTTGACAACAAGCATTTtatgcaaagttttttttttgcatttatgtaaatggtgaaatcctgctgctgcagcttatTTCAATagttttttgcatttatgtaaatgatgaaatcctgctgctgcagcataaTGTTCCTTTTGATGAATTGAGACTTTATGGAGACAAAGAAGGAGGAACCATGGAACATATTGCATCATGCAgctaacatatttaaaatgattattccGTCAGATTGTAGTTAAATATTAGCTAGAACACTGACACAACTCACCTCAGCAGAAATATTTGATTTACAAAATATTGGTTtggtagaaatgtaaaaattgtGTGAATAGCTTTACTATAATAAGCTCAGTGAagtatacactaccggtcaaaagttttagaacactccaatttttccagttttttattgaaattcaagcagttcaagtcaaatgaacagcttgaaagggtccaaaggtaagtggtgaactgccagaggtaaataaaaaaaggtaagcttaaccaaaactggaaaataatgtacatttcagaatgatacaagtaggcctttttcagggaacaagaaatgggttaacaacttaactctatggagtcttgggctattttgtccatttttgaattcttttcatgtctttgtaagtcattttgtgtctttttttggtcattgtgtgtctttttttagtcattttgtgtcttttggtgtctttttttagtcattttgtgtctttttttgtcattttgtgtctttttttagttattttgtgtctttttttagtcattttgtgtctttttttagtcattttgtgtctttttttggtcattttgtgtctttttttagtcattttgtgtctttttttagtcattttgtgtctttttttgtcattttgtgtctttttgtcattttgtgtctttttttagtcctttagtccaacataaaatgtgatttagaatctttttttttactttcaaaacactatcatgctcaataaagaattttaaatgttgcaaatgtgcattaatttcagagtacactgagacattaaactgcatcattttcaattaaattctggaaaagttggtgtgttctaaaacttttgaccagtagtgtatattataaaaatatactgatattcTACCATGTTTCAGTACACAAAGTGGACAGGTTAACACTCATTTAGTCTCAACATGATTATTAAAGTGAAGTGTGACCAGAGACACTGAATGAATacaactgtatttatttaaggAAATATCTTTCAGGCACATCAACAGAACAGTTTCCCAACTTAAATGCAACACGTTGTGCTCAACAAGccaatttatcaattaaaacactaaatctaaacaagataaatatgaCAACAGAAATTCACaggctgaaaacacaaacactgaacaGAATAAATGATGGGAAACTTTCTCCGCAccaacacataaataaatacaaaagtcTTCCTTATACAGACGCATGTTAGGTTCATTGTGCAGCGAGCCGGCTGGTTCAAGCTTCACACTGCTTATTAAATATGTGGCATTTTATCAGTTATCAgtgcaaaaacaagaacaagaagaaggtGAAAACTCAGTTGGAATGTTGTTTAATTATTGAATAGTGGCGGTTATGAATGTGATGTGTTTTATAAAGACACTTGATGTAAACTTGGTTATTGTTTCTGTAAAGCGTTAACGTGGATGAATCCTTATTTTAAAGAACAAACCAATCAAATCAAAGCTGCTTCTATCTTCACCTCAGTGGTGTGAATATGtacttatttaatttaataatagttATTGAATATGACTCTGGATATTCAGTGAGTGACTACAACTACGGTAAACTGTTTCAAACACTCTGAGCAGGTTAGAGGCTCACACCTTTAGATCCAGTGGTTCTACTCCATGAAAACATCAGTTTGGCTTCAGTATGACATGTATCTGGAATAACTCTAAATGCATAGATTGCATGAAACATAAACTtgtaaaaaacatataaaatgactTCAATGGttaacatgtaaacaaaccttttacacacattttaaactaaatttaGTTGTCAAACACCTTCAGgctttgtgtctaaaactttGACAATTTAGCAATAAAAGGTCATTAATGTGTAAATTGTAGCAGAAGCCTGTTTCTGTAATATTTCATGTGATTCTCCTCGTGTGTAAACTGGACAGGTGGAAGTTTCCTTCTTCACAGTCGGTTTCAACCAGTGAATTCATTGTGATTGGTGAGTTCTCACAGAGAAAACCAAACATCCATATAAATCTCTTTCTGGAAGTCATAATCCATCTCTCTCCTTCCATATGTTCAGTTTGTTCCAGCAAACATTCAGCAGAATCTCACtgtgttcagtgtttttatctacAGGTAGTTTATTCTGATGAAATGATGACGAACACCAGAGCTGGGTGATAAATCTGTCTCAATACATTTCATAACTTGACATATATCATGATAtggcatgttttctggtaattcaataaataataaatattctttatggaataaccacatggtaaagaCTAGTTTTGTAAACGACATGTTAGCAAACAGAACGTGTTTCTGTGATGCTGTCGGGTCGTCagaagtatcgatactcaaaaaagtatcgatactaaaacgttaaATAATGAAcacttattttcaaaatattgatacctagccaaggaatgaacacttattatttttttatcaagcttgcctaatattgtgcacagcatacaacctcaaaatattgttctaattgttattgtttattgtatttatttatttgttgcactacctcagacctgaagcttgttatcatagttgcagtttctttttgcacaactgtttttattataaatatttaacctgtggttctgttcatttttacatgttgcatttttcttgataataaaaatatttctgttaaattttggggtctttgtttttatcctggtggtatccaGTTGAACAtcttagtatggtgacaaccctaaacGCAGTTCAGCTttgcaaacattaaaaacaatagagaaaaacatatataattGACATATTTTATATCCTATTGACAGTATATGTGATAAATCACCCAGCCCTGCTGAACATGATGGCGTTTAGATAATAATCTCTGTCACTGTGAAGAAGGAAACTTCTTatgaaacaaacatttcagaTGAAGAATCACTTTAACTATTCGTCTTGAAGAATTTGAGGGGCGATGCTACAAATTATACTTTCTATTATTCAGTTTTCAACATAGCTTATTAAACTCAATCCCTGGTTTGTTATAAATGTCAGAACATAAAAACCTACGAGCCCCTCTTTCAATCTTTAAACTGCTTATTATTACAAAtgacaacaattaaaaaaataaaaggaaactcTGCACAGCTCCATTATTCTGAGTTCAGAGGCTGATGAAGGTGTTTTATTAGTCAAATCTGCTCCTCatgctttaataataataataataataatcacattcaGGCCTCAGGTAAACACGTCCTTTCACAATAAGGTGCTATTCGTGTTAGgaataaataaacaccaaaatagatgtaaataatatgtacaatagatattaaaatgtttctgtgttggactgtttcatgttttaaattgagccaaaagactaaaaaacgaCGTATTCGGACCCAAAACAGGTTATtagaagaaagaagaagcttTTACACAAACTTCACTTAGTTTAGATCACGCCGACACAaccatattgatttatttatttatttattgatttattgggGAAAGGAGATCTGTAACTCTTCACTTTAAAAAgtctatatttaaaatattctggCTTTcctctagagctgcaacaactaTTCAATTAatggaacaataatcgatttttaaattaatcgtcaactattttgataatccaataattggtttgagcagttttttttaaagacaataagtccaaattctctgatttcagcttcttcaatgtgaatatttctggtttctttgttcctttatgacaataaactgaatatctctttggtttgtggacaaaacaagagatttgaggacgtcatcttgtggtttggagacactcattgatatttttagacattttattcaccaaacaactaatccattaatcgtttaaataatccataatgaaaataatcgttagttgcagccctttaTTCCTCAGGAAGAGCTGAACTCTGTCCAATCACAAGAATAGAGTAGAAGCTCATTGGATCAATGTGATTAATCAGTAACTTTCTATCTTGACACAAATGTTGAAGTGGATAAAGGAAATGGTCAGGTTGTGTTTTGACTCTCGAGGATATTAATAGATAATATTTGACATAGTTGTGGTGCCTTGCTGACAGATTATGAAACTTATTTAGCAGGAAATGTTGTCATGACTTCCTGTTTAAGTAAGAACTTTTTGGCGTGGTGCAGGTAATAAATGTGTAAACGGGGCGCAGGTATTATTAGATTATAGGAaagatatatattatagattattacAGGTATTATAGGATCAGAATAATGGAGCTGTGGTGAACTAATTTAGTGTACAAACAAATCCTAACTGTGAGGGAACAAACAGCCACAACACAGCCGTGTTTTCTGACGCAGAATATTCTGCTCaacatgtgaaaatgtaaaacaagtAGTCATGGTAACGTGAGCATCAGGAACATTCAGTTTAGTGTTTGGGAGcgagacgtgttcagctcttGTTCCGCTGCAGCGCCTCACACAGGTTGTGGTTGGGGTCGGGCTCCTGACTCATCACCTCCACGTTCTCCCACTCGCCGCTGCAGCTGGAGCGCTTCACCGCCTCCACCACCGTCTGCACGTACAGCCCGTCCTCGAAGGTCGGCGCCATCGCCACGGGCCCCGGCGCCCACGAGCGGCGCTCCTGGTGAGCCTGGAACGACTGTCTGAGCCCCGTCACCATGGCGCCGAGCCCCCGCAGGAGAGGCAGCGGCATCTCCTTCGCCTCGGGCCCCGCCCACCCGCTGTCGCCTAGCAACAGCTCCTCACCTTTCCCTCCGTTGCGCTGGCCGTAGAGCTCCGTCCCCCTGGCGACCAGCCGCCCCGCCGACCCCACCACCATCACCTCGTGCACCGACGAGCCCGGCATGTTGAAGTTGAGCGTGACGGTGCAGCAGACGGCGCCGGCGCCCGGCGGCCCGTTCCCGCCCATCAACATCTGGAAGAAGCAGAAGTCGTCGCTGGTGACGCGGCGGATGCCTCGGATCGTCCCTTTCTGCTGGACGAACGTCCGCAGTAACCCGTGGACGCGGTTGGCGCGCGCTCCCGTCAGGAAGCTCAGCAGGTCGATGAGGGCGGAGCCCACCGTGTGCAGGCCGCCGCCCCCCATCAGCTCCTCGCACGTCCAGCCGTACGATTGGTCCAGCAGGCTGGCGCCGTACACGCGCACGTCACACACCTGCAGCTCGCCAACGTATCCCTCCACCAGCAGCCGCCGCATCGCCACGAAGGCTGGCAGGAAGCGCAGCGTGTTACCCATAATGCTCAGCAGCTGGGGGTAATACCTGGCTGCTGTCACCATCTTGAAGGAATCGACAGCAGTGGCCGCTTTCTCACACACCACATTCTTACCGATACCTGAGGAGAGaagattattatatatttagattattatattattatattattatattatattattcacATTAAACTGAATGATAAacagaacaaggttattatagttgatgaaaactaacaaaataaccaaaactagagttgaaaaaacattttcgttaactgaaataaaaataaaaacgagagtttttaaaaaaaaacgataactgaaactgtattttgtggttccaaaactaacctAATTATCTTCATCCctcaatcattttaaattaactgaAAGTTTACCTGTTAAATCAAGACTCCTCATAGTTTCTCTTCCAGTCATTGGATCATTATCTCTTATTGCTCAAACACTCAAATACAATTATCTACCTTTATACActcccatgtttttatttctgactttttgtgtgtgtgtgttataaaattgtattgctttcttttttgttgttatttgttgttgctttctctcattgttgttgttgatttactTTTATAAGCCCATATGGGGTTTTTAACCTCTCCAGCACTtactattcttgtttcatttctctttattgttattgtcttttcttatggtgcaaataaataaataaataataaatagtgtGTATAGTTGttatatagtgtgtatagttgttatatagtgtgtatagttttatatagtgtgtatagttttatatagtgtgtatagttttatatagtgtgtatagttTTATATAGTGTGTTTAGTTttatatagtgtgtatagttTTATATAGTGTGTTTAGTTttatatagtgtgtatagttttatatattgtgtatagttttatatagtgtgtatagttttatatattgtgtatagttttatatAGTGTGTttagttttatatattgtgtCTAGTTGTTATATAGTTTTATATAGTTGTTATATAGTGTGTCTAGTTGttatatagtgtgtatagtttttatatattgtgtatagttttatatAGTGTGTttagttttatatattgtgtCTAGTTGTTATATAGTTTTATATAGTTGTTATATAGTGTGTCTAGTTGttatatagtgtgtatagttgttatatagtgtgtatagtttttatatagtgtgtatagttgttatatagtgtgtatagttgttatata
The Centropristis striata isolate RG_2023a ecotype Rhode Island chromosome 2, C.striata_1.0, whole genome shotgun sequence DNA segment above includes these coding regions:
- the LOC131988033 gene encoding zinc finger BED domain-containing protein — translated: MSGVFRRNVRKRSVVWGFFRTVDPVLVQCLLCRDVLVRRTRLGRGPTTNMLRHLRVKHPAEVFNKPPTTTSNTSTRDTSTSGPGEVEADGDYCSVEVVLEGGDSDAVTTVTTVNDAHISSALGGVLDAAAGAPAEQVKHEAAGEYRPVKARFKKRSLIWSHFEHLDSLDAARCRICRMKLRRYESGSTSNLHRHMKQSHPNVFPRRGGPKQQPPSQDANTTVNMVLGGGASEAVAMVNEADINSAINGLLEAAVGGAAEEEDPPVKTRCKKRSLIWRYFEHLENTSVARCRICMKQLQCFEGGSTSNLHRHMSSKHPEVLSQQAADRKPPPPPLTAKEVSLEDGESEPVSTVKEADVNSSNHAAAEQRPEEEEEEQEEEQEERTRPGVKRSSVWRHFVHLKSLSATRCNICMKKLHYDGSTTSNMHRHMSKRHPEVFCCLVTGGHIPPPPLPPRPSSRGPDVNGDTRTPAETDGDTETQSPGALRVSRACEAEKRVLRRERELVEALRRAQREEARALQQQRELLEKLRAVNAREAAAERENIEALRRAQLEAAEDLNRQREEVQREKAELQEKWEELRQEREELLLFSRDQQDS
- the gfod2 gene encoding glucose-fructose oxidoreductase domain-containing protein 2, whose protein sequence is MLPGVGVFGTGSTARVLVPLLKAEGFEVHALWGRSEEEACCLAQELGIPFHTSRSDDVLLHQDVDLVCIYIPPSMTRQIAVKALGIGKNVVCEKAATAVDSFKMVTAARYYPQLLSIMGNTLRFLPAFVAMRRLLVEGYVGELQVCDVRVYGASLLDQSYGWTCEELMGGGGLHTVGSALIDLLSFLTGARANRVHGLLRTFVQQKGTIRGIRRVTSDDFCFFQMLMGGNGPPGAGAVCCTVTLNFNMPGSSVHEVMVVGSAGRLVARGTELYGQRNGGKGEELLLGDSGWAGPEAKEMPLPLLRGLGAMVTGLRQSFQAHQERRSWAPGPVAMAPTFEDGLYVQTVVEAVKRSSCSGEWENVEVMSQEPDPNHNLCEALQRNKS